The genomic window CCATCGACATCAGCACCGCCGCGACGACCAGGTCGATGATAAGGAATGGCAGGTAGATCAGGAAGCCGATCTCGAAAGCCCGCTGGATCTCGCTGAGCAGAAACGCGGGCACCAGGGTCGAGAGCGGAGCATCGATGGCCGCTCCGGTCTCGCCGGGACGCAGGGATTGCAGGGCGATGAAGGTCTCGGCGTCAAGCCGCGCCGCCATGAACACGCGGAACGGGGCCATCGTGGCGGTAAACGCGGCCTTGAGGTCGCCCTCGCCGCGCGTGAGGGGTTCAATGCCCGCCGTCCAGGCTTCGGTGAAGACCGGGTCCATGACATACCAGGTCAGGAACAGCGCCAGGCTGACGATCAGCATGTTCGGCGGCGACTGCTGTAGCCCGATGGCTTGCCGCAGGATCGACAGCACGGTGACGATGAAGGGAAAGCAGGTCACCATCATCGCCAGGCCCGGCACCAGGCTGAGCACCGTGATCAGCGCGAGAAGCTGAACGCTGCGGGTGCCGAGCGTGCCTTGATCGCCGAAGTCGATCGTCAGCCCCTGGGCGAGGGCCGGCCCCGCCAGCAGCGTCAGCGCCAGGGCCGCCACCAGGCGCCGCATCACAGCCCGCCGCGGAGGTTGGCCACTTCGGTCAGGCGCACGGCGAGCTGGCCCGCCTGTTCGCCCTCCAGTTCCTGCAGCTCTCCACGCGCGATCAGGCGGTCGCCGACGTAAAGCTCGACCAGATCATCGACGCGGCGGTCGAGCGTCAGCACGGCATCGCGCTGCAGGCGCAGCAACTCGCGCACCTGCGGGCGGGCCTTGCCGACCGAGATGGTGATTTCGATCGGCACCTGCGCGAAGGGGTTCGCGTCGTCTTTCTCATCCATGATGACTGTCCTTTTCGGCAAGGTCGAAGAAACTGCGCACCGCCGCCGTGATTTCGGCAGTGGCGCGGTCAAGGTCGATCCGGGTCTCGGTATCGCCGAGGCGCAGGTAAACCTGACCCTCGCCCAGCGTCGGTTCTTCGAGCAGCTTGAGCGGCAGGCCCGTCGCCTGTTCCAGAAGCGCCTCGACCGCGGGGCGCGCGGCGGGGTTCAGCACCAGCGTGACCGGCGCCTCGGCCATCTGTTCGGCCAGCGGCATCAGGGTTTCCAGCACCACCGGGGCCAGCGCCTCGCGCGCCATTTCCGGCAGCAGCCGTCCGACCACGTCCTGCAGCAATGGTTCCACCGCCCGCAGCACATGCACCCGTGCCTCGTGCCAGGTGAAGGCGAGGCTCTGGATGTTGCGCGCCAGATCGGCGCGCATGCGCGACTGGTCGTCGGATTGCGCGGCATTGGCATCATCCCAGCCCGCGGTGTAGCCCTGTTCATAGGCCGCGAGCCGGGCCTCCTCCAACGCGTTCATGTCGGTGACGACGGTGGTCTTTTCCGATTGGTCTGATGTTTCAAAGACTTCCAGCTTCAGGAGCGGCATCAGGCCCTCTCCTCTTCCGCTTCCATCCAGCCGCGCAGGATCTCGACCGACTCGCTCTGGCGTTCTTCGATCAGGCGACGCAGGCGCACCATCGGGTCGGACGGATCCTCGTTCTCATCGGGCGAGACGATCGACAGCGGCGGCAAGTCGAGGCCATCGTCGATCTCGCCCGTCAGCACGCGACCGCCGTCGCCGGTGCCGTACATGCCCGGAAGGGCCAGAGGGGCGGGCGGGGCGGGCAGTGCAGGCTGGTCGCGCGGGGCGGACAGCAGCAGCGGGCGGATCACGAACAGGCCGAGCACCAGCGCCACGAGGCCAAGCACGGCGATCTGGATCACCGACATCACGTCGATCGGGCCGAAGGACGGCAGCAGACCGGCTTCGACCAGCGTGCCGCCCTCGACCATCGGTTCGAAGGCCAGCGATTTCAGCGTCAGCACGTCGCCGCGCGTTTCGTCCAGCCCGACGGCCGAGGCAACGAGTTCGCGCAGGACCGCCAGTTCCTCTTCCGGGCGGGGTTGCAGGGTGACCGTGCCATCCTCGCCGGTGACCCGCAGCCCGTCGATCAGCACCGCCACCGACAGTTTGCGGATCGACCCCGGGCTGCGCGTCAGCTCGCGTTGGGTTTCGGAAACCTCGTAGTTCACCCGCTCGGTCGTTTCGCTCGACTGGCTCTTGCCCGTGCCACCCGCCCCGGCATCGCCTTCGGGCAGGTTCGATGCCACGGTGACATCGCCCGCAGGATCGGTGGAAGAGGTGGACCGTTCTTCCGTTTCGGAGGAGATCGCCACACGGCCCTTCGGGTCGAAGCGGCGTTCGGTGATGTGTTCGCGGTCGGTGACCACATCGACGGTGACCTCGACCACCGCCTTGCCCGGGCCGACCCGCGCCGCCAGCATCCGTTCGACATTGGTGCGCAGCAGGGCGGCACGGTCTTCGCCCCCCGCGCCGGGAAGCGGGACTTCCTCGCCAGAGGCGATCAGGCCCCCGACCGAGTCGATCACCGCAACGTCTTCGGGTTGCAGCCCGGACACCGAGGCCGCGACAAGGTGTTTCAGGGCCTTGGCCTGCATCGGGGGCAGACTGCCCGTCGTGGTGGTGACGGTCACGCTGGCCGTGCTGCGCTGGTCGCGCTGAAACGGCTGCGTGGGCGCCTGAGCAATATGGACGCGGGCGGCGCGGATCTGCGGACTGGCCAGAATGGTGCGGGCAAGTTCGCCCTCCTTGGCCCGCCAGTAGGCGGCGTCGAACATCTGCGACGTGGTTCCGAAGCCCGACAGCCCGTCGAGCAGTTCATACCCGACGGCCCCCGTGGTCGGCAGACCCTCGGCCGCAAGCGTCATGCGCAGAGAGTCGCGCTGGGTGGCATCGACATGGATCGAATCACCCCGCACCTCGTATTTCACCCCGCGCTGGTCCAGTGCCGCAACGACCTCGCCCGCCGCTCCGCTGTCGAGACCCGAGTAGAGCAGCGCCATGCCGGGCGCCCCCGCCAGGCGCGACAGGGCAAGCACCGCAAGGAACATGGCGACCGTGGCCCCGACGACGATGGCACGCCGGGTCATGCTTAGGCTGGACCAGAGGGTGGCGAGGTTCTGCACGGGGAATCTCCGATCTTCGGGCTTCTGCCCCTTCAGCCGCAGCTTTGCGCGATCTGGCTTAACAATCGGTTAGTGACATTCGGCTATTGCCTTGGGTCACAAGCAAAGCCGGAGGTGGCCGTGGCAGAAGCCGAAGTTTCCCAAGAGGAAACCCCCAAGAAGACATCGAAACTGCCCTTCCTGATCGGGGGGGCGCTGGCGCTGGCGCTGGGCGGGGCCGGGTTTTTCGCGGCCTGGTCGGGCATGATCTTCGCCCCGTCGGAGAACCATGCCGCCGCCGCCGAGGTCGGGGTGCTGGCCGACATCGGCTTCGTGCCGGTGGACCCGGTGGTGATCTCGCTGGGTGCCGCGTCAAGCAAGCAGCACCTGAGGATGACGGCGCAGCTGGAGGTTGCGAAGACCCACTCGCGCGATGTGACGCTGCTGATGCCGCGGATCCTTGACGTGCTGAACGGCTATCTGCGCGCAGTCGAGGTGGCGGAACTGGAGGATCCGACCGCGCTGGTGCGGCTGCGGTCGCAGATGCTGCGGCGGATCCAGATCGTGACCGGCGAGGGGCGTGTCCGCGACCTGCTGATCACCGAATTCGTGCTGAACTGAAGGAGAACGGGATGGAGCTGATTGCGGATATCCTGATGGCGGCCGGGTCTTTCGGGGCCGCCACCTACTGCTATGTCCTGTCGGGGCGGCTGAAACGATTCTCCACGCTGGAAAGCGGCATGGGCGGGGCAATCGCCGTGCTGTCGGCGCAGGTGGACGACATGACCAAGGCCCTGGACCGGGCGCGCGGATCGGCGACCGGATCGGCCGCCTCGCTGGAGGCGCTGAACGTCCGGGCCGAATCGGTGGCAGCCCGCCTGGAACTGCTGCTGGCCTCGATGCATGACCTGCCCGAACCGAAGGCCGACCCGAAGGCCGACCAGGACGGGACCGACGCCGAGCGCCGGTTGCGCTTCGTGCGGCGCCGGGGCCCGCGTGACGACGCGGAGGCGGCGGAATGAGCACGCGCCGCAAGAAGGCCGGCCGCGGCGCCCTGGTGATTCTGGCGCTGCTGCTGGCCTCGTCGGGGGCGCTCCGGATCGGGGCGGGCGTGGGCGAGGCGCTGGCACTGGAGCCGGAACTGCCGCCGACCGCGTCCGGTGCCGCGCTGGACTGTCCCAAACCGCCCGCCGCCCTGGCCGAGGCGCTGGCCACGCGCGAGGCCCGGCTGGCCGTGCAGGAGGCGGCGCTGGCCGACCGGATCGCGGCACTGGCGCTTGCCAATCAGGCAATCGACGAGCGCATGGCGACGCTGAAGGCAGCCGAGGCCGAGCTTTCCGAGACACTTTCGCGCGCCGACGGGGCGGCGGAGGCCGATCTGGCGCGGCTGACCGAAGTCTACGAGACGATGAAACCGAAAGATGCGGCCGCCCTGTTCGAAGCGATGGCCCCGGAATTTGCGGCAGGCTTTCTGGGCCGGATGCGGCCGGATGCAGCGGCGGCGGTGCTGTCGGGCATGACATCGGAAACCGCCTATGCCGTCAGCGTCCTGCTGGCCGGCCGCAATGCACTGGTTCCCAAGGAGTGACAGGCTCAGGGATTCTTAACGCCTGTCTGCAAGCGTCACGCAGAGGCAAAGAGGGAAAGCCATGTTCGGTCTGATCGGTATCGCGGTGATCTTCATCATGGTCTTCGGCGGCTACATGCTGGCCGGCGGAAAGATGGGCATCATTCTGAAGGCCATGCCCTTCGAGATGGTCATGATCGGGGGCGCCGCTATCGGAGCGTTCTTGCTGTCGAACGACATTGCCGCAGTAAAGACCGCACTGAAGGACATCGGCAAGGTGTTCAAGGGGCCGAAGTGGAAGCCCGGCGACTATCGCGACATGCTGTGCCTGCTGTTCGAACTGATCCGGATCGCCCGCACCAACCCCGTCGGACTCGAGGAGCACATCGAAAATCCCGAAGGCTCGACGATCTTCGGCCGCTACCCCCGGATCCGGCAGGATCACGAGGCGGTGGAGCTGATCTGCGACACGCTGCGCGCCGCCTCGATGAACTACGACGATCCGCATCAGGTCGAGGAGGTGCTCGACAAGCGGATGGAGACGAACCAGGCGCACGCGCTGCATTCCAGCCATGCGCTGCAATCGATGGCCGATGCGCTGCCCGCGCTCGGGATCGTCGCGGCAGTTCTTGGGGTGATCAAGACCATGGGGTCGATCGACCAGCCACCCGAGATTCTGGGAAAGATGATCGGCGGGGCGCTGGTGGGCACGTTTCTGGGGGTTTTTCTGGCCTATGGTCTGGTCGGCCCCTTCGCAACGCGGGTGAAGGCGGTGGTCGAGGACGACGGACATTTCTACACCCTGATCCGCGAGGTTCTGGTGGCCAACCTGCACAACCACCCGGCCAACATCTGCATCGAGGTCGGGCGGCAGAATACGCCGCACCACGTGCGCCCCAGCTTTTCGGACCTGGAGGACGCCTTGCGGGCGCTGAAGCAGGAGGCGGCATGAGAATCCTGATTATCCTGTTTTTCTTCGGCCTGTCCTTCGCGGCTTCGGCTGCCACCGTCGTGGTGAAATCGGGCGAGCATGACGGTTTTTCCCGTCTGGTTCTGGAGCTTTCCGAACCTTCCGCCTTCGTCATGGGGCGGACGGAAGACGGTTACGAACTGCGGTTGTCGCGGAACGATTTCCGCTTCGATCTGACGAGGGTTTTCCGGCTGATTCCGCGAGACCGGCTGGCAGCGATCTGGGTCGACCCGAAAAGCGGTGCGCTGCGGCTTGGCATCGGCTGCGCCTGCCATGCCATTCCGTTCGAGTTTCGGCCGGGGCTGATCGTGATCGACCTGAAGGACGGGCCACCACCCG from Paracoccaceae bacterium Fryx2 includes these protein-coding regions:
- a CDS encoding flagellar basal body-associated FliL family protein: MAEAEVSQEETPKKTSKLPFLIGGALALALGGAGFFAAWSGMIFAPSENHAAAAEVGVLADIGFVPVDPVVISLGAASSKQHLRMTAQLEVAKTHSRDVTLLMPRILDVLNGYLRAVEVAELEDPTALVRLRSQMLRRIQIVTGEGRVRDLLITEFVLN
- the fliP gene encoding flagellar type III secretion system pore protein FliP (The bacterial flagellar biogenesis protein FliP forms a type III secretion system (T3SS)-type pore required for flagellar assembly.) gives rise to the protein MRRLVAALALTLLAGPALAQGLTIDFGDQGTLGTRSVQLLALITVLSLVPGLAMMVTCFPFIVTVLSILRQAIGLQQSPPNMLIVSLALFLTWYVMDPVFTEAWTAGIEPLTRGEGDLKAAFTATMAPFRVFMAARLDAETFIALQSLRPGETGAAIDAPLSTLVPAFLLSEIQRAFEIGFLIYLPFLIIDLVVAAVLMSMGMMMVPPAIVSMPFKLAFFVVADGWSLISGALVRSYF
- a CDS encoding flagellar biosynthesis protein; amino-acid sequence: MPLLKLEVFETSDQSEKTTVVTDMNALEEARLAAYEQGYTAGWDDANAAQSDDQSRMRADLARNIQSLAFTWHEARVHVLRAVEPLLQDVVGRLLPEMAREALAPVVLETLMPLAEQMAEAPVTLVLNPAARPAVEALLEQATGLPLKLLEEPTLGEGQVYLRLGDTETRIDLDRATAEITAAVRSFFDLAEKDSHHG
- the motA gene encoding flagellar motor stator protein MotA → MFGLIGIAVIFIMVFGGYMLAGGKMGIILKAMPFEMVMIGGAAIGAFLLSNDIAAVKTALKDIGKVFKGPKWKPGDYRDMLCLLFELIRIARTNPVGLEEHIENPEGSTIFGRYPRIRQDHEAVELICDTLRAASMNYDDPHQVEEVLDKRMETNQAHALHSSHALQSMADALPALGIVAAVLGVIKTMGSIDQPPEILGKMIGGALVGTFLGVFLAYGLVGPFATRVKAVVEDDGHFYTLIREVLVANLHNHPANICIEVGRQNTPHHVRPSFSDLEDALRALKQEAA
- the fliF gene encoding flagellar basal-body MS-ring/collar protein FliF, producing the protein MQNLATLWSSLSMTRRAIVVGATVAMFLAVLALSRLAGAPGMALLYSGLDSGAAGEVVAALDQRGVKYEVRGDSIHVDATQRDSLRMTLAAEGLPTTGAVGYELLDGLSGFGTTSQMFDAAYWRAKEGELARTILASPQIRAARVHIAQAPTQPFQRDQRSTASVTVTTTTGSLPPMQAKALKHLVAASVSGLQPEDVAVIDSVGGLIASGEEVPLPGAGGEDRAALLRTNVERMLAARVGPGKAVVEVTVDVVTDREHITERRFDPKGRVAISSETEERSTSSTDPAGDVTVASNLPEGDAGAGGTGKSQSSETTERVNYEVSETQRELTRSPGSIRKLSVAVLIDGLRVTGEDGTVTLQPRPEEELAVLRELVASAVGLDETRGDVLTLKSLAFEPMVEGGTLVEAGLLPSFGPIDVMSVIQIAVLGLVALVLGLFVIRPLLLSAPRDQPALPAPPAPLALPGMYGTGDGGRVLTGEIDDGLDLPPLSIVSPDENEDPSDPMVRLRRLIEERQSESVEILRGWMEAEEERA
- a CDS encoding FliM/FliN family flagellar motor C-terminal domain-containing protein, coding for MDEKDDANPFAQVPIEITISVGKARPQVRELLRLQRDAVLTLDRRVDDLVELYVGDRLIARGELQELEGEQAGQLAVRLTEVANLRGGL